One part of the Chiroxiphia lanceolata isolate bChiLan1 chromosome 14, bChiLan1.pri, whole genome shotgun sequence genome encodes these proteins:
- the LOC116793823 gene encoding uncharacterized protein LOC116793823 → MGDGAGSLHCCLGLLGIAAGSLLLAVHFYSSARAAPLIPSTALGVLLLILSALLAYAGIRRSPRNASLLLSLCLTISAFWCGYGVTFILAGQGALGDAGDLRDAVVPGLATFTVALLLVAVVGLLCREPVLALISGATSLASAHDVAARHSRALCSSAVACNYLIVCLLGGYFALGRILCFLTKGKMALPGTDLAKKKSHEQTQAAGGSTNPFVATGLILNMLWAGVFGCRLLGITNKLFMGQVPWLWAAGIYQIGICILSYRAMDVLMATSFGFTSILKFAGGYCLLYPLWQPEEPSLPTAFLVVFSILFAILALFLFLESPLDGLYLLVYVASCLALACHPRGFFAGGPQGVAVAVFVASALVALIHLYSVKAGAKTPPGKGKGAVKALLARSSFLKLREGPDLHAPYLGYSKYADAEALAFACSVLASSALTAPGDPQAPLATVVIPWVVVAGGILKLLGGSVAFARGKTLESSAFILYAVMWIIWGLARYGGLYGTTRSFHSAVGIAAFMLFNGFIVFCSLFLNITWFFYSLTFMLVALSFFLDAIHALPTGYDMAATLSFGLVSFYCFLSALSSSTFEGPCLPMGGPIVQLGGVRGGTSKCLHLPARRASSVKRIADILRSGGTCGIPTDTVYVLVAACNRPDAVEKAHRSKRQAQDRPMSLWISSLKQLEPAKHLFTPLLWDFMEAAWPSPISLVVPRGEWVDFLGMKDSAKYVGTPQSVAIRIPDCSVTTHLIDLVGPIVVTSANPTGEADTTHHNQVYAKLGDKVDAVLCDGPSPENVASTVVDCTKIDSGNIGFFRVGLIPKSQVLQILEQVQKKHQEAPNSGTGPVKGREEALGRSHTVPNGVGMAARVETGPAQAPDDGCEHHTRL, encoded by the exons ATGGGCGACGGCGCGGggtccctgcactgctgcctcgGGCTCCTGGGCATTGCCGCAG GATCACTTCTGCTGGCTGTGCATTTCTACAGCTcagccagagcagcccctctgatccccagcacagctcttggAGTCCTTCTGCTCATTTTATCAGCTCTTTTGGCCTATGCAG GGATCCGGAGAAGCCCCAGGAATGCCTCCCTGTTGCTGTCCCTCTGCCTGACCATCTCAGCCTTCTGGTGTGGCTATGGAGTCACCTTCATCCTGGCCGGGCAGGGTGCGCTGGGCGACGCCGGGGACCTCCGCGATGCCGTGGTGCCCGGCCTGGCCACCTTCACCGTGGCACTGCTCCTCGTGGCAGTGGTGGGATTGCTGTGCAGAGAGCCCGTCCTGGCCCTCATCTCCGGTGCCACCTCCCTGGCCAGTGCCCACGACGTGGCCGCGCGTCACAGCCGCGCCTTGTGCTCCTCCGCTGTCGCTTGCAATTACCTCATCGTCTGCTTGCTGGGGGGGTACTTTGCCCTGGGAAGGATCCTCTGTTTCCTGACCAAAGGAAAAATGGCCCTCCCTGGCACGGATCTGGCCAAGAAAAAGAGCCACGAGCAGACCCAAGCTGCCGGTGGCAGCACCAATCCCTTTGTGGCCACGGGGCTGATCCTGAACATGCTGTGGGCCGGGGTTTTTGGCTGCAGGCTCCTGGGCATCACCAACAAACTCTTCATGGGCCAGGTGCCCTGGCTGTGGGCAGCTGGCATCTACCAGATTGGCATCTGCATCTTATCCTACCGTGCAATGGATGTTCTGATGGCCACATCCTTTGGATTCACTTCCATCCTCAAGTTTGCTGGAGGCTACTGCCTCCTGTACCCACTGTGGCAGCCAGAGGAGCCATCACTCCCTACCGCATTCCTGGTGGTTTTCTCCATCCTTTTTGCCATCTTggctctcttcctcttccttgaGAGCCCTCTGGATGGCTTGTATTTGCTGGTTTATGTGGCCTCCTGCCTCGCCTTGGCTTGCCACCCCAGGGGGTTTTTTGCAGGTGGCCCCCAAGGCGTGGCCGTGGCCGTTTTCGTGGCCTCAGCCCTGGTGGCTCTAATTCACCTGTACAGTGTGAAAGCAGGGGCCAAGACAcccccagggaaggggaagggggctGTGAAGGCCCTCCTTGCCCGCAGCAGTTTCCTGAAGCTCCGTGAGGGGCCAGACCTTCACGCTCCATACCTGGGCTACTCCAAGTATGCAGATGCAGAAGCTCTTGCCTTTGCTTGCAGTGTCCTGGCTTCTTCTGCTCTGACGGCCCCAGGAGACCCCCAGGCTCCCCTTGCCACCGTTGTCATTCCATGGGTAGTGGTAGCTGGTGGGATCCTTAAGCTTCTGGGCGGCTCAGTGGCCTTTGCCCGGGGTAAAACCCTGGAGAGCAGTGCCTTCATCCTCTACGCTGTCATGTGGATCATCTGGGGCTTGGCAAGGTATGGTGGCCTCTATGGCACTACCAGAAGCTTCCACTCAGCCGTGGGCATCGCTGCTTTCATGCTCTTCAACGGCTTCATCGTCTTCTGCTCTCTCTTCCTAAACATCACCTGGTTCTTCTACTCCCTCACGTTCATGCTGGTCGCTCTCAGCTTCTTCCTGGATGCCATCCATGCCCTTCCCACTGGATATGACATGGCTGCCACCCTCAGCTTTGGGCTGGTCAGCTTTTACTGCTTCCTGTCTgccctttccagcagcaccttCGAGggtccctgcctgcccatgggagggcCCATCGTGCAGCTCGGTGGTGTGAGGGGAGGGACGAGCAAGTGCCTTCACCTGCCTGCCAGGAGAGCGTCCTCAGTCAAGAGGATTGCAG ATATCCTGAGGAGTGGAGGGACTTGTGGCATCCCCACAGACACCGTGTACGTGCTCGTGGCCGCCTGCAACCGCCCCGATGCCGTGGAGAAAGCTCACAG GTCCAAGCGCCAGGCTCAGGATCGCCCCATGTCCCTCTGGATTTCCAGCCTCAAGCAACTGGAACCTGCCAAGCATTTGTTCACTCCCCTCCTCTGGGACTTCATGGAGGCTGCCTGGCCATCTCCCATCAGCCTGGTGGTTCCCAGAG GTGAGTGGGTGGACTTCCTGGGAATGAAGGACTCTGCTAAATACGTTGGGACCCCTCAGAGCGTCGCCATCCGCATCCCCGACTGCTCTGTCACCACGCACCTCATCGACCTG GTCGGGCCCATTGTGGTCACATCAGCCAACCCCACAGGAGAGGCCGACACCACCCACCACAACCAAGTGTATGCCAAGCTGGGAGACAAG GTGGATGCAGTCCTTTGTGATGGGCCCTCTCCAGAGAACGTTGCCTCCACCGTGGTGGACTGCACCAAAATCGACAGTGGGAACATCGGGTTCTTCAGAGTCGGCCTCATCCCCAAGTCTCAG GTGCTACAGATActggagcaggtgcagaagAAGCACCAGGAGGCCCCCAACAGCGGCACTGGCCCCGTGAAAGGCCGTGAGGAAGCCCTGGGTCGCAGCCACACTGTGCCCAACGGGGTGGGCATGGCTGCTCGAGTGGAGACAGGGCCAGCACAGGCCCCCGATGATGGTTGTGAGCATCACACTCGCCTCTGA